From the Methanobacterium sp. genome, the window AAATCTTCTTTTTAATTACTTCTGGAGGCTCGTATTCAATCTCTTCGTACTCAATTTCCTTGTAATTGGAGATGCTGAGACTGTAATCATTCTCTTTAATCTCATCCAGCGGAACCACGAAGCACTTGGCTTTCCTATCTTCCAGATCTTCTTCATTTTTCTGGTTGAATTTTTCAATAATATCTGAAATATCCCCTTTACCATCAATAAAGGTCCGTTTATCATCTAAAGAATAACCATCGGCCTCCATGTCATAGAACCAGACCTTTTCAGTTGGTTCTCCTTTGGTGAAGATTAAGATACCTGTGGATACCCCTGCGTAGGGCTTGAAAACACCAGAGGGCATGGAGATCACTGCATCTAACCTGCATTCCTCTAAAAGTTTCATTCTTATGGATTTATGTGCTTTGGAATTTCCAAATAAAACTCCTTGAGGTACAATAACTGCACATCTTCCCCCTATCGTTAGAATGTTGTACATTAATTCCAAAAAGAGAATTTCTGTTTTGGTGGTGTTTATTGTGAAATCATCGCTTAACTCTTCTTTGTTAATGCTTCCTTTAAACGGTGGGTTAGCAAGAACAATGTTATATTGCGGCCTTTGATCGTATCGTACGGAGATAGTGTTAATTTGATCAATGTAAGGGTTGCTGATGCCATGCATCATCAGGTTCATTAAAGAAATTCGGACCATTGTCTGGTCAAAGTCATAACCGTAAAGTGACTCATTCTTCAGAAACTTGAATTCTTCCTTGCTTAATTTATCCCCTTTGAAGTTGTATTCAATTCCTTCATCATCAATTTTAATTAAATCAGGGGATGTATTTGATTTGAGAATATGTCGATAAGAATTAACTAAAAAACCAGCAGTACCACATGCCGGGTCGCAGATTGTTTCACCTATTTTAGGGTTTAAGAGTTCCACCATCATCTGGATGATGTGTCGGGGTGTACGGAACTGACCGTTTTTACCGGAGGTTTTAAGTTCAGATAAGAGGTATTCGTAGAGATCCCCTTTGGTATCCAAATTTCGGTCCTTGATGTGCATATCGTCGATGATTTTGGTGGCTTCAGTCAGAAGACTCCCTGTAGGAATGGCAAAGACTGCATCTTTCATGTAACGGCTGTAAAGGGAATTCGCACCACCCAGATCCCGTAAGAAGGGGAATACTTTATCCCGAACATGGCCCAGCATCTCATCAGCAGCCATATTATTCCAGTTGGACCACCTGCAATCAGGACAGTCTTTAAAGATGGATTCATATTCTTCCTTACTGAGCTGTACATTCTTTTCCCTGGAGATCTCATCATCATCTAAACGTTTCATGAACATTAAGTAGGACATCTGTTCAATGGCCTGCAGGGGATTGGATATTCCACTGCTCCAGAACTTATCCCATAACTGGTTAATCTTTGATTTGAGGTCTGAGTCTAACATACGAGTTCTCCTTTGAATGCCTTTTGCATTAGGGTGTTGAATAGATTGTCTATTTCTTGTTTGGATTGGGATTGGCAAGCTTTTAGGGGTTCCACTTGTTGGACGATTTGGGCGAATTGATTTTGGAGTTCTAATGGAGGTATTGAAACCTCTAATTTATCAAAAAATCTTTTAGATACCCTTTTTTGTCCCGCACTACCAGTCATCATATTTTCAGCATTATCTCGGATAGAATCTAACGACAATAACTGATATATCCACTCAGAATTTACTTCTTTAGGCCTTAAAACATGAAATTCGGTCGAACCGAAGCCAATTTTAGTATCAATACGAGCTATAGTACCCTTTCCATTTTCCATACAAGGAGTAATTTTTGCAAATAAAACATCATTTTTCCTAAAGTAGGTGTAACCTTTAATAACATCACCTAAATTCTTTATTTTATGATTAAATATTTCTCCTTTTTCTCCAACATCTTCCATACCTAAAAAAGTAATTTCTGTGCTTGAAGGTAAATCATTGATTTCCGATTTTTTAGGATTGATTTCACATATTTCTGAAAGAGATTTAACTTCCCAATCTTTATTTTTCTCTTTATCAAAGAACATATGAGCGAATAAACTCTTTAAATAATCATCAATCAATTCATCAGCTTCTGCCCGCCATTCTTTCAGTTTTTCGCCCTTTTCCAGAATTTCAACTATTTTCTTTTGGGTTTCGATGGGGGGAACAGGGATTTTGATTTTTTCTAATCCAGATTTAGTAATTGCCTTAAAAGTTGATCCTGTTCCTGATTCTTCAATTTTAGGCTTTAAATAATTTAATAAGTAAAATAAATATTTATTATCACCATTTTTTAGATTTAATGAAGCTAAACCTCTTCCAATACAATAATCTATATTGGCAATGTTTACATCACCAACAGGAGCCCTAACAGACATTAGTATGCTCCCTCTTTTTGTCTTCCTTTTAGGATCAGTAGTGAATTTTATATGGTGAGGATA encodes:
- a CDS encoding N-6 DNA methylase, with protein sequence MLDSDLKSKINQLWDKFWSSGISNPLQAIEQMSYLMFMKRLDDDEISREKNVQLSKEEYESIFKDCPDCRWSNWNNMAADEMLGHVRDKVFPFLRDLGGANSLYSRYMKDAVFAIPTGSLLTEATKIIDDMHIKDRNLDTKGDLYEYLLSELKTSGKNGQFRTPRHIIQMMVELLNPKIGETICDPACGTAGFLVNSYRHILKSNTSPDLIKIDDEGIEYNFKGDKLSKEEFKFLKNESLYGYDFDQTMVRISLMNLMMHGISNPYIDQINTISVRYDQRPQYNIVLANPPFKGSINKEELSDDFTINTTKTEILFLELMYNILTIGGRCAVIVPQGVLFGNSKAHKSIRMKLLEECRLDAVISMPSGVFKPYAGVSTGILIFTKGEPTEKVWFYDMEADGYSLDDKRTFIDGKGDISDIIEKFNQKNEEDLEDRKAKCFVVPLDEIKENDYSLSISNYKEIEYEEIEYEPPEVIKKKI
- a CDS encoding restriction endonuclease subunit S, giving the protein MIKEENLNYNWKFVQIKDACELLMGQSPPGSSYNEEGEGMPFLQGKAEFGKTYPHHIKFTTDPKRKTKRGSILMSVRAPVGDVNIANIDYCIGRGLASLNLKNGDNKYLFYLLNYLKPKIEESGTGSTFKAITKSGLEKIKIPVPPIETQKKIVEILEKGEKLKEWRAEADELIDDYLKSLFAHMFFDKEKNKDWEVKSLSEICEINPKKSEINDLPSSTEITFLGMEDVGEKGEIFNHKIKNLGDVIKGYTYFRKNDVLFAKITPCMENGKGTIARIDTKIGFGSTEFHVLRPKEVNSEWIYQLLSLDSIRDNAENMMTGSAGQKRVSKRFFDKLEVSIPPLELQNQFAQIVQQVEPLKACQSQSKQEIDNLFNTLMQKAFKGELVC